In the Natrinema sp. CBA1119 genome, GAACCAGATTCTGTCAGTCGGCGTCGACGGCGGTCGGAACGTGCTCGGCCAGGAACTCAGTGACGGCGTCGCCGCCTTGGAACCCCTCCGCCAGCCGCGCGGTTTCCGCTCCGTCCTCGAAGAGGATCAGCGTCGGCACCGATCGGATATCGAACCGGTCGACGAGTTCGATGTCGTCGCCGGGGTTGACCATCCCGATCGCGACGTCCGTGGCGCGAGCGACGTTTCCCAGGACGGGTTCCATGGCCTGGCACATCGCACAGCCGCTGGTGTAAAACTCCACGAGCGCCACGTCGCGGGCGTCTACGAAGTCGTCGAGTTCGTCGCCGGTCTCGAGTCGGCGCGGTTTACTGGTCGCGGCCATGGCGACGGGTACGTGACCGGTGCGGAAATCCGTGACGCCGGAGCGGGGCGAGTCGACGGTCGGGTCGTCCCGCCGGTCTGACTCTCGTGAACACACCGCATTTCTCGGATCGGGTGACGGTGTCGCAGCGGAGATTCACCGATCGATCGTATTGTGTGAATCGAGTACGGAAGGTGATTTTATAGCTGGGGCCTGTACCCACGCCCGATGACCCAGCCAGCATCCGCCCGCG is a window encoding:
- a CDS encoding co-chaperone YbbN, coding for MAATSKPRRLETGDELDDFVDARDVALVEFYTSGCAMCQAMEPVLGNVARATDVAIGMVNPGDDIELVDRFDIRSVPTLILFEDGAETARLAEGFQGGDAVTEFLAEHVPTAVDAD